A single genomic interval of Spinacia oleracea cultivar Varoflay chromosome 6, BTI_SOV_V1, whole genome shotgun sequence harbors:
- the LOC110794762 gene encoding LRR receptor-like serine/threonine-protein kinase HSL2 isoform X2 has product MMTLFHLLPSTTLVLLFFASTYASPISDPTILLRVKHGQILDPLNRLANWVIIRGHSNNSHCHWTGIKCDSLSSVIAVNLDNLNLSGNFPSGFCRIPTLRNLSISYNDFNGTIPSLSLSLCSHLHSFNLSINDFSGNLPDFSPEFTSLVALDLSSNFFSGRIPRSFQHLSSLRVLRLQGNILVGPAFPEFLLNLTRLTHLELADNPFYPSELPTTTGTLSKLEILWLTNSNLVGRIPVSLCFLQSLQLFDVSNNSISGEIPRCIGNCTSLRQLELYENQLSGELPDNLGNLKSLYLFDASENNLTGILPEKLAALPLGSLNLNDNFLHGEIPAILAENKNLYQLKLFNNSFSGKLPTGLGLNSKLEEFDASTNNFSGELPPNLCYGKRLLQIIAFNNKFSGNFPETYGNCSSLGYVRIENNNFTGELPESFWNLPDLYCAELTDNNFQGTLHLTVSESHKLTEIHISGNNFSGNLPSEICELKGLTELRLGENRFSGELPGCITELKGLQVIELQGNMFTGELPRDMRSWVRLTQLNLSRNSFTGEIPSQLGELPVLNYLDLSANSFSGEIPVELTQLNLNLFNLSNNNLEGQVPSGFNHDYYADGLLGNPRLCSSNLKPLSPCPKPIPILYLVSFLSVLAFVLFSSISLLCITKVQSNIEFKKNHRCKIIAFQRGGFSEQEILSQLTEENVIGSGGSGQVYRVTLKSGLIIAVKKLWGGGGGDKNSDMGSLFKSEVETLGSIRHGNIVKLLFSCVGEDIRALGYEYMKNGSLGDVLHGEKGGVLLDWPRRYAIAYGAAQGLAYLHHDCVPAIIHRDVKSNNILLDDKFLPRVADFGLAKPVIRSRGTQNGESVGTMSRIAGSCGYIAPEYGYTLKVTEKSDVYSFGVVLMELITGKQPNDPSFGETKDIVKWMTETVLESDELKQLIDPRMSPTSCNYTEINKQVLN; this is encoded by the exons ATGATGACACTCTTCCATCTCCTCCCTTCCACCACTCTCGTCCTCCTTTTCTTCGCCTCGACATATGCATCCCCCATTTCCGACCCCACTATCCTACTCCGTGTCAAACACGGCCAAATCCTCGACCCCCTAAACCGCCTTGCAAATTGGGTCATTATTCGCGGTCATTCAAATAACTCTCATTGTCATTGGACCGGCATTAAATGTGATTCCTTATCCTCCGTTATCGCCGTCAACCTCGATAACCTCAACCTCTCCGGTAACTTCCCTTCCGGCTTCTGCCGCATTCCCACTCTCCGCAACCTTTCTATCTCCTATAACGACTTTAACGGTACTATCCCTTCTCTTTCCCTCTCTCTATGCTCCCACCTTCACTCTTTTAACCTCTCTATTAATGACTTCTCCGGCAACCTCCCGGATTTCTCGCCGGAGTTTACTTCACTGGTTGCGTTAGACCTTTCTTCCAACTTCTTCTCCGGCAGAATCCCCCGGAGTTTTCAGCACTTGTCTTCTCTTAGAGTCCTACGTCTCCAAGGTAACATCCTCGTAGGCCCTGCTTTTCCCGAGTTCTTACTAAATCTAACCCGGTTGACTCACCTTGAACTTGCTGACAACCCGTTTTATCCCTCTGAGCTTCCTACCACCACTGGAACCCTCTCGAAGCTTGAGATTCTATGGCTCACGAACTCGAATCTCGTAGGGAGAATCCCGGTATCTCTTTGTTTCTTACAGTCACTGCAACTATTTGACGTTTCCAATAATTCTATCTCCGGAGAGATTCCGCGTTGTATCGGTAACTGCACAAGTCTGCGGCAGTTAGAGCTTTACGAGAACCAACTTTCAGGCGAGTTGCCGGATAATTTGGGAAATTTGAAAAGTTTGTACTTATTTGATGCATCGGAGAACAATCTCACCGGCATTTTGCCGGAAAAACTTGCCGCATTACCTCTGGGGTCGCTTAATCTCAATGATAACTTTTTACACGGGGAGATACCTGCAATTTTAGCGGAAAATAAGAATCTGTATCAATTGAAGCTCTTTAACAACAGTTTTTCCGGAAAATTACCGACGGGATTGGGATTGAATTCAAAATTGGAGGAATTCGATGCATCAACTAATAATTTTTCGGGCGAATTGCCCCCCAATCTTTGCTATGGGAAGCGTCTGTTGCAAATTATCGCCTTCAACAACAAATTTTCGGGTAATTTTCCGGAAACGTATGGAAATTGCAGTTCATTAGGGTATGTAAGAATTGAAAACAATAATTTTACCGGCGAATTGCCTGAAAGTTTCTGGAATTTACCTGATCTTTATTGCGCCGAGCTTACGGATAATAATTTTCAAGGTACTCTGCATCTTACGGTTTCTGAATCTCATAAATTGACGGAAATTCACATTTCCGGCAACAACTTCTCGGGAAATTTGCCGTCGGAAATTTGCGAATTGAAAGGGTTAACGGAGCTCCGTTTGGGCGAGAATCGTTTTAGCGGCGAGTTGCCGGGTTGCATTACGGAATTGAAGGGACTACAGGTTATTGAATTGCAGGGCAACATGTTTACCGGCGAGTTACCGAGGGATATGAGGTCATGGGTTCGATTGACGCAATTGAACTTGTCAAGAAATAGTTTTACCGGCGAGATTCCGAGTCAACTAGGTGAGTTACCAGTTTTAAATTACTTAGACTTGTCGGCTAATTCATTTTCCGGGGAGATTCCAGTAGAATTGACTCAACTCAATCTGAACCTGTTCAATCTTTCAAATAACAATCTAGAGGGGCAAGTCCCTTCGGGTTTTAACCATGATTATTATGCTGATGGCTTGTTGGGTAACCCGAGATTATGTAGCTCGAATCTTAAACCCCTTTCGCCGTGCCCTAAACCCATACCTATCTTATATTTGGTCTCCTTTTTATCGGTTTTAGCTTTTGTCCTCTTTTCTTCTATTTCCTTGCTTTGCATAACTAAAGTTCAATCAAATATCGAGTTTAAGAAAAACCATAGGTGCAAAATAATTGCTTTCCAACGGGGCGGGTTTAGTGAACAAGAAATATTATCTCAACTCACCGAAGAAAATGTGATTGGGTCGGGTGGGTCAGGTCAGGTATATCGAGTAACACTCAAGTCAGGTCTTATCATAGCGGTTAAGAAGCtgtggggtggtggtggtggtgacaAGAACTCGGATATGGGTTCATTATTCAAGTCAGAGGTTGAGACTTTAGGGAGTATACGTCATGGGAATATTGTAAAATTGTTGTTTAGTTGTGTAGGGGAGGATATTAGGGCTTTGGGGTATGAGTACATGAAAAATGGGAGTCTAGGAGATGTTTTGCATGGAGAGAAAGGTGGTGTTTTGTTAGATTGGCCTCGGCGCTATGCAATAGCTTACGGTGCAGCTCAAGGGTTAGCTTACTTGCACCATGATTGTGTACCGGCTATCATTCACCGAGATGTCAAGTCCAATAATATACTGCTCGATGACAAGTTCCTGCCACGCGTTGCTGATTTTGGCCTTGCTAAGCCGGTAATAAGGTCTAGAGGCACACAAAATGGCGAGAGCGTTGGGACCATGTCGCGGATTGCTGGCTCTTGTGGCTACATTGCACCGG AATACGGGTACACGCTCAAAGTGACAGAAAAGAGTGATGTGTACAGTTTCGGGGTGGTACTGATGGAGCTAATAACAGGAAAACAGCCAAATGATCCATCATTTGGGGAGACAAAGGACATAGTGAAATGGATGACAGAAACAGTGTTAGAATCTGATGAGTTAAAACAGCTGATTGATCCAAGAATGAGTCCAACTTCATGTAACTATACTGAGATAAATAAG CAAGTTCTCAATTAA
- the LOC110794762 gene encoding LRR receptor-like serine/threonine-protein kinase HSL2 isoform X1: MMTLFHLLPSTTLVLLFFASTYASPISDPTILLRVKHGQILDPLNRLANWVIIRGHSNNSHCHWTGIKCDSLSSVIAVNLDNLNLSGNFPSGFCRIPTLRNLSISYNDFNGTIPSLSLSLCSHLHSFNLSINDFSGNLPDFSPEFTSLVALDLSSNFFSGRIPRSFQHLSSLRVLRLQGNILVGPAFPEFLLNLTRLTHLELADNPFYPSELPTTTGTLSKLEILWLTNSNLVGRIPVSLCFLQSLQLFDVSNNSISGEIPRCIGNCTSLRQLELYENQLSGELPDNLGNLKSLYLFDASENNLTGILPEKLAALPLGSLNLNDNFLHGEIPAILAENKNLYQLKLFNNSFSGKLPTGLGLNSKLEEFDASTNNFSGELPPNLCYGKRLLQIIAFNNKFSGNFPETYGNCSSLGYVRIENNNFTGELPESFWNLPDLYCAELTDNNFQGTLHLTVSESHKLTEIHISGNNFSGNLPSEICELKGLTELRLGENRFSGELPGCITELKGLQVIELQGNMFTGELPRDMRSWVRLTQLNLSRNSFTGEIPSQLGELPVLNYLDLSANSFSGEIPVELTQLNLNLFNLSNNNLEGQVPSGFNHDYYADGLLGNPRLCSSNLKPLSPCPKPIPILYLVSFLSVLAFVLFSSISLLCITKVQSNIEFKKNHRCKIIAFQRGGFSEQEILSQLTEENVIGSGGSGQVYRVTLKSGLIIAVKKLWGGGGGDKNSDMGSLFKSEVETLGSIRHGNIVKLLFSCVGEDIRALGYEYMKNGSLGDVLHGEKGGVLLDWPRRYAIAYGAAQGLAYLHHDCVPAIIHRDVKSNNILLDDKFLPRVADFGLAKPVIRSRGTQNGESVGTMSRIAGSCGYIAPEYGYTLKVTEKSDVYSFGVVLMELITGKQPNDPSFGETKDIVKWMTETVLESDELKQLIDPRMSPTSCNYTEINKVIEVAILCTSSSPANRPSMRRVVELLKDHSVLAVNTQ; this comes from the exons ATGATGACACTCTTCCATCTCCTCCCTTCCACCACTCTCGTCCTCCTTTTCTTCGCCTCGACATATGCATCCCCCATTTCCGACCCCACTATCCTACTCCGTGTCAAACACGGCCAAATCCTCGACCCCCTAAACCGCCTTGCAAATTGGGTCATTATTCGCGGTCATTCAAATAACTCTCATTGTCATTGGACCGGCATTAAATGTGATTCCTTATCCTCCGTTATCGCCGTCAACCTCGATAACCTCAACCTCTCCGGTAACTTCCCTTCCGGCTTCTGCCGCATTCCCACTCTCCGCAACCTTTCTATCTCCTATAACGACTTTAACGGTACTATCCCTTCTCTTTCCCTCTCTCTATGCTCCCACCTTCACTCTTTTAACCTCTCTATTAATGACTTCTCCGGCAACCTCCCGGATTTCTCGCCGGAGTTTACTTCACTGGTTGCGTTAGACCTTTCTTCCAACTTCTTCTCCGGCAGAATCCCCCGGAGTTTTCAGCACTTGTCTTCTCTTAGAGTCCTACGTCTCCAAGGTAACATCCTCGTAGGCCCTGCTTTTCCCGAGTTCTTACTAAATCTAACCCGGTTGACTCACCTTGAACTTGCTGACAACCCGTTTTATCCCTCTGAGCTTCCTACCACCACTGGAACCCTCTCGAAGCTTGAGATTCTATGGCTCACGAACTCGAATCTCGTAGGGAGAATCCCGGTATCTCTTTGTTTCTTACAGTCACTGCAACTATTTGACGTTTCCAATAATTCTATCTCCGGAGAGATTCCGCGTTGTATCGGTAACTGCACAAGTCTGCGGCAGTTAGAGCTTTACGAGAACCAACTTTCAGGCGAGTTGCCGGATAATTTGGGAAATTTGAAAAGTTTGTACTTATTTGATGCATCGGAGAACAATCTCACCGGCATTTTGCCGGAAAAACTTGCCGCATTACCTCTGGGGTCGCTTAATCTCAATGATAACTTTTTACACGGGGAGATACCTGCAATTTTAGCGGAAAATAAGAATCTGTATCAATTGAAGCTCTTTAACAACAGTTTTTCCGGAAAATTACCGACGGGATTGGGATTGAATTCAAAATTGGAGGAATTCGATGCATCAACTAATAATTTTTCGGGCGAATTGCCCCCCAATCTTTGCTATGGGAAGCGTCTGTTGCAAATTATCGCCTTCAACAACAAATTTTCGGGTAATTTTCCGGAAACGTATGGAAATTGCAGTTCATTAGGGTATGTAAGAATTGAAAACAATAATTTTACCGGCGAATTGCCTGAAAGTTTCTGGAATTTACCTGATCTTTATTGCGCCGAGCTTACGGATAATAATTTTCAAGGTACTCTGCATCTTACGGTTTCTGAATCTCATAAATTGACGGAAATTCACATTTCCGGCAACAACTTCTCGGGAAATTTGCCGTCGGAAATTTGCGAATTGAAAGGGTTAACGGAGCTCCGTTTGGGCGAGAATCGTTTTAGCGGCGAGTTGCCGGGTTGCATTACGGAATTGAAGGGACTACAGGTTATTGAATTGCAGGGCAACATGTTTACCGGCGAGTTACCGAGGGATATGAGGTCATGGGTTCGATTGACGCAATTGAACTTGTCAAGAAATAGTTTTACCGGCGAGATTCCGAGTCAACTAGGTGAGTTACCAGTTTTAAATTACTTAGACTTGTCGGCTAATTCATTTTCCGGGGAGATTCCAGTAGAATTGACTCAACTCAATCTGAACCTGTTCAATCTTTCAAATAACAATCTAGAGGGGCAAGTCCCTTCGGGTTTTAACCATGATTATTATGCTGATGGCTTGTTGGGTAACCCGAGATTATGTAGCTCGAATCTTAAACCCCTTTCGCCGTGCCCTAAACCCATACCTATCTTATATTTGGTCTCCTTTTTATCGGTTTTAGCTTTTGTCCTCTTTTCTTCTATTTCCTTGCTTTGCATAACTAAAGTTCAATCAAATATCGAGTTTAAGAAAAACCATAGGTGCAAAATAATTGCTTTCCAACGGGGCGGGTTTAGTGAACAAGAAATATTATCTCAACTCACCGAAGAAAATGTGATTGGGTCGGGTGGGTCAGGTCAGGTATATCGAGTAACACTCAAGTCAGGTCTTATCATAGCGGTTAAGAAGCtgtggggtggtggtggtggtgacaAGAACTCGGATATGGGTTCATTATTCAAGTCAGAGGTTGAGACTTTAGGGAGTATACGTCATGGGAATATTGTAAAATTGTTGTTTAGTTGTGTAGGGGAGGATATTAGGGCTTTGGGGTATGAGTACATGAAAAATGGGAGTCTAGGAGATGTTTTGCATGGAGAGAAAGGTGGTGTTTTGTTAGATTGGCCTCGGCGCTATGCAATAGCTTACGGTGCAGCTCAAGGGTTAGCTTACTTGCACCATGATTGTGTACCGGCTATCATTCACCGAGATGTCAAGTCCAATAATATACTGCTCGATGACAAGTTCCTGCCACGCGTTGCTGATTTTGGCCTTGCTAAGCCGGTAATAAGGTCTAGAGGCACACAAAATGGCGAGAGCGTTGGGACCATGTCGCGGATTGCTGGCTCTTGTGGCTACATTGCACCGG AATACGGGTACACGCTCAAAGTGACAGAAAAGAGTGATGTGTACAGTTTCGGGGTGGTACTGATGGAGCTAATAACAGGAAAACAGCCAAATGATCCATCATTTGGGGAGACAAAGGACATAGTGAAATGGATGACAGAAACAGTGTTAGAATCTGATGAGTTAAAACAGCTGATTGATCCAAGAATGAGTCCAACTTCATGTAACTATACTGAGATAAATAAGGTAATTGAAGTTGCTATCCTTTGTACTTCGTCTTCCCCGGCGAACAGGCCCTCCATGAGAAGAGTTGTTGAGTTGCTTAAGGATCATTCGGTGTTAGCTGTTAATACACAATGA
- the LOC110794743 gene encoding fatty acyl-CoA reductase 2, chloroplastic-like: MSNKPNVDGVGIINFLKFKSFFITGSTGFIAKVFVEKLLREVPDVQKIFLLVRAKNEEAAMQRLKTEIIDCELFTRLKEAYGERYEELMRSKLVPVVGNICDPWLGMNTNDVRVIADQVNVIISIAGTTKWHERFCIMK, encoded by the exons ATGTCGAACAAGCCAAATGTTGATGGAGTTGGTATCATCAATTTTCTCAAGTTCAAAAGTTTCTTTATCACAGGATCTACTGGTTTTATCGCCAAAG TTTTTGTTGAGAAGTTATTGCGAGAAGTTCCGGATGTACAAAAGATATTTCTCCTCGTGAGGGCTAAAAACGAAGAAGCTGCAATGCAACGACTAAAAACTGAA ATCATAGATTGCGAATTATTCACACGGTTGAAAGAGGCGTACGGAGAAAGATACGAGGAGTTGATGAGAAGCAAATTGGTTCCAGTTGTTGGTAATATATGTGATCCATGGCTTGGTATGAATACCAATGATGTTCGTGTAATTGCAGACCAAGTTAACGTTATCATAAGTATTGCTGGGACTACCAAATGGCATGAAAGGTTTTGTATAATGAAATGA
- the LOC110794742 gene encoding fatty acyl-CoA reductase 2, chloroplastic-like, which produces MCVASVFVEKLLREVPDVQKIFLLVRAKNEEAAMQRLKTEIIDCELFTRLKNAYGERYEEFMRSKLVAVVGNICDPWLGMNSNDVRVIADQVNVIISIAGTTKWHERYDVLLDLNVRGLSRLLNYAMDCKKLDLFLHVSSAYVNRETLEVVLEKPIVLYESITERQNNSNSNSPTLPVELDIENELKMVAEFASTIPNNQLPTEMAKLGIRRAKIHGLSSGYLVTKDMGEMLITRLRDKLPSVIIRPPFIESCFREPVSGWIEGYRGMDPMIISYGKGQLQGICADPASILDVVSRAGKN; this is translated from the exons ATGTGTGTGGCTTCAGTTTTTGTTGAGAAGTTATTGCGAGAAGTTCCGGATGTACAAAAGATATTTCTCCTCGTGAGGGCTAAAAACGAAGAAGCTGCAATGCAACGACTAAAAACTGAA ATCATAGATTGCGAATTATTCACACGGTTGAAAAATGCGTACGGAGAAAGATACGAGGAGTTCATGAGAAGCAAATTGGTAGCAGTTGTTGGAAATATATGTGATCCATGGCTTGGTATGAATTCCAATGATGTTCGTGTAATTGCAGACCAAGTTAACGTTATCATAAGTATTGCTGGGACTACCAAATGGCATGAAAG ATACGACGTACTCCTTGATCTGAACGTGAGAGGACTTTCAAGACTCCTGAACTACGCAATGGATTGCAAGAAACTTGATCTTTTTCTACACGTATCAAGCG CTTATGTCAACCGGGAAACATTAGAAGTTGTTTTGGAAAAGCCTATAGTCCTGTACGAAAGCATTACGGAGAGGCAAAACAACTCGAACTCAAACTCGCCTACCTTACCAGTAGAACTCGATATAGAGAATGAACTAAAGATGGTTGCAGAATTTGCTTCAACCATTCCAAACAATCAACTGCCTACAGAAATGGCTAAGTTAGGAATTAGAAG ggcTAAAATTCATGGATTGAGCAGCGGTTATCTAGTTACAAAGGATATGGGGGAGATGTTAATAACCAGACTAAGAGATAAATTGCCATCGGTTATCATCCGTCCGCCTTTCATTGAAAGTTGTTTTAGAGAACCCGTATCTGGATGGATCGAGGGATATAG GGGCATGGACCCGATGATCATATCTTATGGAAAGGGACAACTTCAAGGGATTTGCGCAGACCCCGCATCAATTCTTGATGTTGTGAGTAGAGCTGGCAAAAAttga
- the LOC110794793 gene encoding protein CHROMOSOME TRANSMISSION FIDELITY 7 produces the protein MQKTIESFFKQSSTPSSMPQTSNFNDLFDGIRAQNHPEIRIKYTRQPTRVGESTSDGLIEEEKNAKSEKSKGKILNKKRKYAQFHLELGQSDFLLHTCKICGMKYSKGDEIDEKVHSTFHKNYTHGIPFKGWRHERVVHLPALKRDRVIHVLNCDPPAQRKKVEEVVKMMEIELGDGWIFHELCQVYLFISSQRVAACMIVEPINTAHKLLSDSLPKIADGASGKKVIPKPKTLQFGEVCFQREVSRKGSNHRNSDAMDSNLLGSIVCEEEATPASCGIRAIWVSPSNRRKGIATHLLDAVRKSFCTNYVLERSQLAFSNPTSAGKALATNYTGTGSILVYKT, from the exons ATGCAAAAGACGATTGAATCTTTCTTCAAACAATCATCTACTCCTTCGTCTATGCCACAGACTAGCAATTTCAATGATTTATTCGACGGAATTAGGGCACAAAATCACCCAGAAATTCGAATTAAATACACCCGTCAACCCACCAG GGTTGGAGAATCGACAAGTGATGGATTAATCGAGGAAGAGAAAAATGCAAAGAGTGAGAAATCGAAAGGGAAAATTTTGAACAAAAAGAGGAAGTATGCGCAGTTCCATTTGGAATTGGGTCAATCTGATTTTCTTCTTCATACATGTAAAATTTGTGGgatgaagtattctaaaggagATGAAATTGATGAAAAGGTTCATAGTACATTTCACAAGAATTATACTCATGGAATACCATTTAAG GGTTGGCGCCACGAACGAGTTGTTCATTTGCCGGCACTCAAAAGGGACCGTGTTATCCATGTATTGAATTGTGATCCCCCGGCTCAACGGAAGAAG GTTGAAGAGGTTGTGAAGATGATGGAGATTGAACTCGGTGATGGGTGGATTTTCCATGAGCTTTGTCAG GTGTATTTATTTATATCTTCACAAAGAGTTGCGGCTTGTATGATTGTGGAGCCAATTAACACGGCGCACAAGCTCCTTTCGGACTCGCTGCCAAAAATCGCTGATGGTGCTAGTGGAAAGAAAGTAATACCTAAACCAAAGACATTGCAGTTTGGAGAGGTATGCTTTCAAAGAGAAGTTTCCAGGAAAGGCTCTAATCATAGAAACTCAGATGCAATGGATTCTAACTTACTTGGATCCATTGTCTGTGAAGAGGAAGCTACACCTGCTTCTTGTGGCATTAGGGCTATTTGGGTTAGTCCATCAAACCGAAGAAAAGGCATTGCAACACACTTGCTGGATGCTGTGAG GAAAAGCTTCTGTACAAACTATGTTCTTGAACGCTCTCAACTAGCATTCTCTAATCCAACCTCAGCTGGAAAGGCATTGGCAACAAATTATACCGGTACAGGATCTATATTGGTGTACAAAACCTAG